From a single Leclercia sp. AS011 genomic region:
- a CDS encoding ABC transporter ATP-binding protein, whose amino-acid sequence MSLISMHGAWLSFSDAPLLDNAELHIEDNERVCLVGRNGAGKSTLMKILNREQGLDDGRIVYEQDLVVARLQQDPPRNVQGSVYDFVAEGIAEQAEYLKGYHEISHLVMTDPSTKNLNEMARLQELLDHHGLWQLENRINEVLAQLGLEADMPLASLSGGWLRKAALGRALVSGPKVLLLDEPTNHLDIETIDWLEGFLKTFGGTIIFISHDRSFIRNMATRIVDLDRGKLVTYPGDYDTYLLEKEENLRVEELQNAEFDRKLAQEEVWIRQGIKARRTRNEGRVRALKAMRRERSERREVMGSAKMQVEEASRSGKIVFEMENVNYQVDGKVLVRDFSAQVQRGDKIALIGPNGCGKTTLLKLMLDQLKADSGRIHCGTKLEVAYFDQHRAELDPDKTVMDNLAEGKQEVMVNGKPRHVLGYLQDFLFHPKRAMTPVRALSGGERNRLLLARLFLKPSNLLILDEPTNDLDVETLELLEELIDSYQGTVMLVSHDRQFVDNTVTECWIFEGQGRIGRYVGGYHDARGQQAQSLATKQPKVKSEAEVAVTKAENVKRGGNKLSYNLQRELEGLPQRLEELEASLESLQAQVADASFFSQPHDHTQKVLADMAQAEQALEEAFERWEYLEALKNGA is encoded by the coding sequence ATGTCATTAATTAGTATGCACGGCGCGTGGCTGTCATTCAGCGACGCACCGCTTCTCGATAACGCAGAACTGCATATCGAAGATAACGAACGTGTCTGTCTGGTAGGCCGTAACGGCGCCGGTAAATCGACCCTGATGAAGATCCTGAACCGCGAGCAGGGGCTGGATGACGGACGTATCGTTTACGAGCAGGACCTGGTGGTGGCGCGTCTGCAACAGGATCCGCCGCGTAACGTGCAGGGCAGCGTCTATGATTTTGTGGCCGAGGGCATCGCCGAGCAGGCGGAGTACCTGAAGGGCTACCACGAGATCTCGCACCTGGTGATGACCGACCCAAGCACCAAAAACCTCAACGAGATGGCGCGTCTGCAGGAGCTGCTGGATCACCACGGCCTGTGGCAGCTGGAAAATCGCATCAACGAAGTGCTGGCACAGTTAGGGCTGGAAGCGGACATGCCGCTGGCCTCCCTCTCCGGCGGCTGGCTGCGTAAAGCGGCGCTGGGCCGGGCACTGGTCAGCGGGCCAAAAGTGCTGCTGCTCGATGAACCGACTAACCACCTGGATATCGAAACTATCGACTGGCTGGAAGGGTTCCTGAAAACCTTCGGCGGCACCATCATCTTTATCTCGCACGACCGTTCGTTTATTCGCAACATGGCGACCCGCATTGTCGATCTTGACCGCGGCAAGCTGGTGACCTATCCGGGCGATTACGACACCTACCTGCTGGAAAAAGAGGAAAATCTTCGGGTAGAAGAGCTGCAAAACGCCGAGTTCGACCGCAAGCTGGCCCAGGAAGAGGTATGGATCCGTCAGGGCATTAAAGCCCGTCGTACCCGTAACGAAGGCCGCGTCCGCGCCCTGAAAGCGATGCGCCGTGAGCGCAGCGAACGCCGTGAGGTGATGGGCAGCGCGAAGATGCAGGTTGAAGAGGCGAGCCGCTCCGGAAAAATCGTCTTTGAGATGGAAAACGTTAACTATCAGGTTGACGGCAAAGTGCTGGTGAGAGACTTCTCCGCACAGGTACAGCGCGGGGACAAAATCGCGCTTATCGGCCCGAACGGCTGCGGCAAAACCACGCTACTGAAGCTGATGCTGGACCAGCTGAAGGCCGACAGCGGCCGCATCCACTGCGGAACCAAGCTGGAAGTAGCCTACTTCGACCAGCACCGTGCCGAACTGGACCCGGACAAAACGGTGATGGACAACCTTGCAGAAGGTAAGCAGGAGGTGATGGTGAACGGAAAACCGCGCCATGTGCTGGGCTATCTGCAGGACTTCCTGTTCCATCCAAAACGGGCCATGACCCCGGTTCGTGCGCTCTCCGGCGGGGAGCGTAATCGCCTGTTACTGGCGCGTTTGTTCCTGAAACCCAGCAACCTGCTGATCCTCGATGAACCGACAAACGATCTTGATGTTGAAACGCTGGAACTTCTTGAAGAACTGATTGATAGTTATCAGGGAACGGTGATGCTGGTCAGCCACGATCGTCAGTTCGTGGACAATACCGTGACCGAATGCTGGATCTTCGAAGGCCAGGGCCGTATCGGGCGCTATGTGGGCGGTTACCACGATGCCCGTGGGCAACAGGCGCAGTCCCTGGCGACAAAACAGCCAAAAGTGAAGAGTGAAGCGGAAGTTGCTGTAACCAAAGCAGAAAATGTCAAACGCGGCGGTAACAAGCTAAGCTATAACCTACAGCGCGAACTGGAAGGCTTGCCGCAGCGTCTGGAAGAGCTCGAAGCCAGTCTCGAAAGTTTGCAGGCTCAGGTGGCCGACGCGTCATTCTTTAGCCAGCCGCATGACCATACGCAAAAGGTCCTGGCCGATATGGCCCAGGCTGAGCAGGCGCTGGAAGAGGCATTTGAACGCTGGGAATATCTTGAGGCTCTGAAAAACGGCGCATAA